A window of the Bacillus andreraoultii genome harbors these coding sequences:
- a CDS encoding replicative DNA helicase, with amino-acid sequence MIEQAFLGCLMKENDLIKDTIVQPQHLADIRHQKLFQLMKEFNLKGKEVDLLALTTVPCLDQLGGISYLKELESYAELEKFESIEELFLEAWKNREKQKIFTQASINDWDIEKTIETLEKINQLKVYDYKSIDEALVDFYEAPWEERELEKTVTSGVESLDGMTGGFKEGEVTIIAARPSMGKTDVMLHIAKNAGWSGCIPIIFSLEMPEKQLTARLIASTGKINRMRMRNLKEFLSEKQKERWPTIIEELNRTHVQIFDSPGQTIPEMRAKVRKIVNNYPDKKPIVFIDYLTLIRSSDYFNGNVHYQVSEISRNLKVMAKDFQCPVVCLAQLNRNVEARANKRPVLSDIRESGSIEQDADVILFLYRENYYEYNNEDNTLEMIVAKNRNGPIGKVTVLYNKRTGEIEERRKVIAR; translated from the coding sequence TTGATTGAACAAGCATTTTTAGGCTGTTTAATGAAAGAAAATGATTTAATTAAAGACACAATTGTTCAACCACAACACTTAGCGGATATAAGACATCAGAAATTGTTTCAACTAATGAAAGAATTTAATTTAAAAGGAAAAGAAGTTGATTTACTCGCATTAACGACTGTACCATGCTTAGACCAACTTGGTGGTATTTCCTACTTAAAAGAGTTAGAAAGCTATGCTGAATTGGAAAAATTTGAATCAATTGAGGAATTGTTTCTTGAGGCTTGGAAAAATCGAGAAAAGCAAAAAATATTCACGCAAGCATCGATCAATGATTGGGACATTGAAAAGACAATCGAAACGTTGGAGAAAATCAATCAATTAAAAGTGTATGATTATAAATCAATTGATGAGGCTCTAGTTGATTTTTATGAAGCGCCATGGGAGGAGAGGGAACTTGAAAAAACAGTGACATCAGGGGTCGAAAGCTTGGACGGGATGACAGGTGGATTTAAAGAAGGGGAGGTGACGATTATTGCTGCACGACCGTCTATGGGAAAAACAGATGTGATGTTGCACATTGCCAAAAATGCGGGTTGGAGTGGGTGTATACCAATTATTTTCTCGCTCGAAATGCCGGAAAAACAATTAACGGCGAGATTAATTGCCTCAACAGGAAAAATTAACCGTATGAGAATGCGAAACTTAAAAGAATTTTTAAGTGAAAAACAAAAGGAACGCTGGCCAACTATTATTGAAGAATTAAATCGTACACATGTACAAATATTCGATTCTCCTGGACAAACCATACCGGAAATGCGAGCAAAAGTCCGGAAAATCGTGAATAACTATCCAGATAAAAAACCCATCGTGTTTATTGATTATTTAACACTCATCCGGTCATCCGATTATTTTAATGGTAATGTACATTATCAAGTTTCTGAAATTTCACGGAACTTAAAAGTGATGGCAAAAGACTTTCAATGTCCAGTTGTTTGTTTGGCCCAATTAAATCGGAATGTTGAAGCAAGAGCAAACAAACGTCCAGTTTTATCAGATATCCGCGAATCCGGTAGTATTGAGCAAGATGCTGACGTTATATTATTTCTCTATCGTGAAAATTATTACGAATATAACAATGAAGACAACACTCTTGAGATGATTGTCGCAAAGAACCGCAACGGCCCGATTGGAAAAGTTACGGTTCTATACAATAAACGTACGGGAGAAATTGAAGAAAGGAGGAAGGTAATTGCTCGTTAA
- a CDS encoding YrvL family regulatory protein, whose translation MKKKSEAINKKWGICIMNKNKEDDSFSNLKASEKIVVVVALSLLIIGALAFVVGLFFFGFAGLFRILGVHYDSVSALFLFVVLYFVVGLILDFLSIVLFKLLVPYITGKYQLFFTRMVVECTFSWFAFHTVDELMSSITVPLLTEIVVVIIFFLIEYAFDGKKR comes from the coding sequence ATGAAAAAGAAGAGCGAGGCAATAAACAAGAAATGGGGAATTTGCATAATGAATAAAAATAAAGAAGACGATTCTTTTTCAAATTTAAAAGCCTCAGAAAAAATTGTAGTGGTAGTCGCACTATCACTCTTAATAATAGGGGCTCTTGCTTTTGTAGTGGGTCTTTTTTTCTTTGGTTTTGCTGGTCTTTTTCGCATTCTAGGCGTGCACTATGATTCGGTAAGTGCATTGTTTCTTTTCGTTGTCCTCTATTTTGTCGTAGGACTTATTTTAGATTTTCTGTCAATTGTTCTTTTTAAACTATTAGTACCGTACATAACAGGGAAATATCAATTGTTTTTCACACGCATGGTCGTTGAATGCACCTTTTCTTGGTTCGCCTTCCATACAGTGGATGAACTCATGAGCTCGATTACCGTTCCATTGCTAACAGAAATCGTTGTCGTCATTATTTTCTTCTTAATTGAATACGCATTCGATGGAAAAAAGAGGTGA
- a CDS encoding GNAT family N-acetyltransferase — translation MRIRELNVNEEPPIDLLLLADPSRKLIGEYLNRGICYVAENNKEIIGVYVLLPTRPVTIELVNIAVSEIEQGKGIGKLLVMDAIQKSKAKGYKTIEVGTGNSSIGQLALYQKCGFRITGVDSDFFLRHYEDKIFENGIWCRDMIRMSQELI, via the coding sequence ATGAGGATTAGGGAATTGAATGTTAACGAGGAACCTCCAATAGATTTATTATTACTGGCTGATCCTTCACGAAAATTAATAGGGGAATATTTGAACCGAGGAATATGTTATGTTGCTGAAAACAATAAAGAAATAATAGGTGTTTATGTATTGCTCCCTACAAGACCAGTGACAATTGAATTAGTTAATATAGCTGTTTCTGAGATAGAACAAGGAAAAGGTATTGGAAAGCTGCTGGTTATGGACGCAATTCAAAAATCGAAAGCGAAAGGCTACAAAACAATTGAAGTTGGAACGGGAAATTCAAGTATAGGACAATTAGCTTTGTATCAAAAATGTGGATTTAGGATTACCGGTGTTGATAGTGATTTTTTCTTGCGTCACTATGAGGATAAAATTTTTGAAAACGGAATTTGGTGTAGAGATATGATACGCATGTCCCAAGAATTGATTTAA
- a CDS encoding DnaD domain-containing protein codes for MIIVGKHHHFTSNNIKWFRLDTDKFHSALEEIEEVGTRIPFNTTPPQPLSRKHITSYQNTFVKKLELEKENPFTFYEQNGFGPVSGYVAEKIQAWREDLSDELVVEAMKVAIEYGSKRWRYVEAVLRHWVDKGYRTIEEVHAAQQAYRKRFSNKVQPSLRGFPSIFQNDFVVDMSEGENESE; via the coding sequence ATGATTATAGTGGGAAAACATCATCACTTTACATCCAATAACATAAAATGGTTTCGATTGGATACCGATAAATTTCATTCCGCTTTGGAAGAAATTGAGGAAGTTGGTACTAGAATCCCATTCAACACGACTCCACCTCAGCCATTATCGAGGAAGCATATAACAAGTTACCAGAATACTTTTGTAAAAAAACTTGAATTGGAAAAAGAGAATCCGTTTACCTTTTATGAACAAAATGGTTTTGGTCCAGTTAGTGGATACGTTGCGGAAAAGATACAGGCATGGAGGGAGGATCTATCGGACGAGCTTGTTGTTGAAGCGATGAAAGTGGCTATTGAATATGGATCAAAAAGATGGCGCTATGTAGAAGCGGTTCTAAGACATTGGGTAGATAAAGGATACAGGACGATTGAAGAAGTTCATGCGGCACAACAAGCATATCGAAAACGATTTTCGAACAAGGTTCAACCGTCTCTGAGAGGATTCCCATCGATTTTTCAAAATGATTTTGTCGTCGATATGTCAGAAGGTGAAAATGAATCGGAGTAA
- a CDS encoding 3'-5' exonuclease — MNFIVFDLEWSPTFRHGKFIGQEITEIGAVEVSEIDGLLIIGRSFHSYVRTLKPVTKKIKKLTNLQEPDTWLAPRFPIVMKRFEKWIGNKSYIYCSWGGEDRVVLLKNLLFHQISTDVFQQYMNLQDAFSLAVHEKKQFGLVKAIERLELSYEGTPHCSIDDAFNTASILLEIHNKGQMKTEPFVNNQLLDFDYRKRVNKFIRLRRKLNLNDHDLSLLTNISEKELERIETFQLTKSKKEMNRLIELLYLVRGETLGKR, encoded by the coding sequence ATGAACTTTATCGTATTTGATTTAGAGTGGAGCCCAACTTTTCGTCATGGAAAATTTATCGGTCAAGAAATTACGGAAATTGGTGCTGTTGAAGTTAGTGAAATTGATGGATTATTAATAATAGGGAGAAGTTTCCACTCCTATGTAAGGACGTTAAAACCCGTAACAAAGAAAATAAAAAAATTGACAAACCTACAAGAACCAGACACATGGTTAGCCCCAAGATTTCCTATAGTGATGAAAAGGTTTGAAAAATGGATAGGGAACAAATCTTATATCTACTGCTCATGGGGGGGAGAAGATCGGGTTGTTTTATTAAAAAACTTATTATTCCACCAAATTAGCACAGATGTTTTCCAACAGTATATGAATTTACAAGACGCTTTTTCTTTAGCGGTTCATGAGAAAAAACAATTTGGACTAGTAAAGGCTATCGAACGATTAGAGTTAAGTTATGAGGGTACCCCCCATTGTTCCATAGATGATGCGTTTAATACTGCAAGCATATTATTAGAAATTCATAATAAAGGACAAATGAAAACAGAACCATTCGTTAACAATCAATTACTAGATTTTGACTATAGAAAAAGGGTCAATAAATTCATCCGCCTGAGAAGAAAGCTCAATTTAAATGATCATGACCTTTCACTATTAACGAATATAAGTGAAAAAGAACTTGAAAGAATAGAGACTTTTCAATTAACTAAAAGTAAAAAAGAGATGAATCGATTAATAGAGTTGCTGTACTTAGTTAGAGGAGAAACGTTGGGGAAAAGGTAA
- a CDS encoding RpnC/YadD family protein: MLVSLIREQYGTSTYTHHDQLFKELIHTFFEEFLEAFFPEVHNSIDFSSIHPLTGETFTDLREGESRTADIVIEAKVKHLDTIIIIHIEPQSYQQTNFHERMYIYFSMLYNKYRKPILPIAIFTYDNVGNEKNEYHIQFPFFDVLSFRFLSLPLKKMNWRHYIQSDNPVAAALLSKMGYREAERVEVKKEFLRMLVRMKLNPAKERYIYGFFERYLKLTKAEEVTLMNEVKKLKKDEAIKIMELPISYEERGIEKGKEIGKEKALQEVVKNMLELGVDLETISKYTKLNKEKIECIKKSTGF, encoded by the coding sequence ATGCTGGTATCACTCATTAGAGAACAATATGGAACCTCCACGTACACACATCACGATCAACTATTTAAAGAATTAATTCACACATTTTTTGAGGAATTTCTAGAAGCTTTTTTTCCTGAAGTTCACAACTCCATTGATTTTTCCTCCATTCACCCATTAACTGGGGAAACTTTTACCGATTTGCGTGAGGGTGAAAGCAGAACGGCTGACATTGTCATTGAAGCAAAAGTGAAACATCTTGACACGATAATCATCATCCATATTGAACCCCAAAGTTATCAACAAACCAATTTTCACGAACGAATGTATATATATTTCAGTATGCTTTACAACAAATATCGAAAACCTATTTTACCTATAGCGATTTTTACATATGATAATGTTGGCAACGAAAAAAATGAATATCACATTCAATTTCCATTTTTTGATGTTCTTTCCTTCCGTTTTCTCTCATTGCCACTGAAGAAAATGAATTGGCGACACTATATTCAATCCGATAATCCAGTGGCAGCAGCCTTGTTAAGTAAAATGGGCTATCGTGAAGCTGAAAGAGTTGAAGTTAAGAAGGAATTTTTGCGGATGCTAGTACGAATGAAATTAAATCCAGCTAAAGAACGGTATATTTATGGATTTTTTGAAAGATATTTAAAATTAACGAAAGCTGAGGAGGTTACACTAATGAATGAAGTGAAAAAGCTTAAAAAAGATGAGGCGATTAAAATTATGGAACTACCAATTTCCTATGAAGAACGTGGGATTGAAAAAGGAAAGGAAATCGGCAAAGAAAAAGCCCTACAAGAAGTGGTGAAAAATATGTTGGAACTAGGAGTTGATTTAGAAACCATTTCTAAATATACGAAATTGAATAAAGAGAAAATTGAATGTATTAAAAAATCTACGGGCTTTTAA